The following proteins are co-located in the Onychomys torridus chromosome 6, mOncTor1.1, whole genome shotgun sequence genome:
- the LOC118585589 gene encoding LOW QUALITY PROTEIN: heterogeneous nuclear ribonucleoproteins A2/B1-like (The sequence of the model RefSeq protein was modified relative to this genomic sequence to represent the inferred CDS: inserted 2 bases in 1 codon), translating to MAKIEAASLADDSTHFFFPTWQSDCFISSLYPFQIFAIILKSFPCGFGFVTFSSMAEVDAAMDARPHSIDGRVGEPKRAVAREESGKPGAHVTMKKLFVGGIKEDTEEHHLRDYFKEYGKIDTIEIITVRQSGKKXGFGFVTFDDHDPVDKIVLQKYHTINGHNAEVRKALSRQGIQEEVQSSRSGRGGNFGFGDSCGGGGSNFGPGPGSNFRGGSDGYGSGRRIGDGYNGYGGGPGGNYGSGNYNDFGNYNQQPSNYGPIKSGNFGGSRDMGGPCGGGNCGPGGSGGSGDYRGRSPH from the exons TGACTGTTTCATATCCTCTCTCTATCCTTTCCAAATCTTTGCCATTATCCTTAAATCTTTTCCTTGTGGATTTGGCTTTGTAACTTTCTCCTCCATGGCCGAGGTTGATGCTGCCATGGATGCAAGGCCTCATTCCATTGATGGCAGGGTGGGGGAGCCAAAACGTGCTGTAGCAAGAGAGGAGTCTGGAAAACCAGGTGCCCATGTGACTATGAAGAAGCTGTTTGTTGGTGGAATTAAAGAAGATACTGAGGAACACCACCTTAGAGATTATTTCAAAGAATATGGAAAAATTGATACTATTGAAATAATTACTGTTAGGCAGTCTGGGAAGAA AGGCTTTGGCTTTGTTACTTTTGATGACCATGATCCTGTGGATAAAATTGTATTGCAAAAATATCACACCATCAATGGTCACAATGCAGAAGTTAGAAAGGCATTGTCTAGACAAGGGATCCAGGAA GAAGTCCAAAGTTCAAGGAGTGGAAGAGGGGGAAACTTTGGTTTCGGGGAttcttgtggtggtggtggcagcaatTTTGGACCAGGACCAGGAAGTAACTTTAGGGGGGGATCTGATGGATATGGAAGTGGACGTAGAATTGGGGATGGCTATAATGGGTATGGAGGAGGACCTGGAGGAAATTATGGAAGTGGAAATTACAATGATTTTGGAAATTATAACCAGCAACCTTCTAACTATGGCCCAATAAAGAGTGGAAACTTTGGTGGTAGCAGGGACATGGGAGGACCATGTGGTGGAGGAAACTGTGGtcctggaggaagtggaggaagtgGGGACTATCGTGGGAGGAGCCCACACTGA